In Emys orbicularis isolate rEmyOrb1 chromosome 14, rEmyOrb1.hap1, whole genome shotgun sequence, the sequence TCTTCAGTATATATTTCTCTATATGGAAATGCCTGTCACTTAATTATTACTTTTTAGTGAGGGGCTTAACCAAGAAGTGGTGGTAAATTCTAAAGCTAATGTGCTGAGATGTAGTGCTAAGCATCTTTCCAATAACTATTGATTAATCTGAGATGCAAGCGATTTTTGATAATTACATCATCAATCCATTACAGCTTTCCTCTGCAAGTTATGAGTCTGAGCTGCACAGGGCATAAGTAACAGAACAGAATCTGAGGCATTAACTATTAAAGTTCAACTAATAGACCAAGACTTATTAGATCTCTGCCTGTCTTTTCCTCAGATCTCAAGGCTTTTGAAAGAAGACTTACCGAATATATTGCATGTTTGCAACCAGCTACAGGACGTTGGAGAAGTAAGCTTAATATTTTAAAGGAGAAGTTGGATTGACTCTTTAATACTTCAGTTGGCATTTACCCATGTATATTCCTATGGATTGTGTTTACAAAAACAAATCTATGCTTTAAAAATCTTATTGTATGTACTTTGTATGTGAGCctaaaaatcttttaaatatgTGAAGATACCACACATACACAAATTTAACAAAAAACAGCAAAAGTAAAATAATGGATTTATGTTATTGCATCTATACCATGTGCACAAAATGCTTATAGCATTTGCACAATTGCTATTCAAAAGTAGATATTGGCAAGAACAACAAAGCTAGAAGTATAATCAGTATAATGATGATCTTATAGGCAGCCTCAGCAAAGAGGGCCAGGACTGAATTAGTCTTTTTAAAAGGAATTCTTCAGGACAAGTTTGAGGCATATTGAGGCTTTGTGAtgaaggtcatgtctacactaccacttacatcAGCAAAAcgtatgttgctcaggagtgccccccccccccggtgagtGACATAAGTGTCGCTGGCTTAAGTGGTAGTATGCatgtgctatgtcagcaggagagctcccaccaacatagctgccGCTTCtcattggaggtggtttaattatgttcaGGAGGACTCTCTTCCgtcagcatagagtggctacGTGAGAGATCTTATAGGAGCGCAGCTGCATAGgtacagctctgccactgtaagctctctagtgtaggcATAGTCTAAGTCTGCACTACCTTTTTTCAGTCGTGTATGTATTTTGTGGCTGTATAAAGGGGTTTGGTTTCCAAATTGGGCTATTTTTCACCATGATAACTTAAAACAATTTGTTTTGATGGCTTTCTCCTATTCCTTAGTATATTTTCCAAGGTTTCCCCGCAAAATCAATGTATTAAGTTTACTGGTTctatagtttatttttttaatgagtgtgtTCACTTTCCAATTGTTGGCAATCTCTTCCAAACTTGTTCAAATATCTAAATGCAGGCTAAAGTTTTACTGACTTAAAGCGCACTCATGaagaagttttaaataaaaattggatGTGGCATCTAGTGACTTCATAGTTCTGTTATCTGCATAATAACTACTTTATTCCTGGAAACTGGTATTGATATAGGTAGATCTTTACTATCTTTCTGTGTGAAATTGGAGTAATAACTTTCATTTTATATGGCATATAAACTTATTTCATTCCCCTTCGAATGTGTCAATTCCAGCCCCTAACTggtccatttttattttatcagtATTATCAGCACCCAAAATCAAGACATCACGAATCTGCTTTACAAGCAATGAGGTTTGAACCTTTAGAATGTGCACTGTTCACATCTTTGTGGCTTTTATCCACAACTATGAGTGGAGGGTTAGAAATAAaacttttttaataaaagctgagattctcacataatcacttgcctcccagagctggagctttaagaaaaatacctgaTATTGCTACACTTGCAATGAAATTGAAAGAGTTGGCAAGGCTGCCTGCCTCCTtgcagagcagcttgcaggactgCCACCTTAGTGTTATTGGCTCTTGGAAGTTACATGCAGAATACTGTGTGGGTTTTTAGCATATTGCTCAAGAAAGTTATTCTGTACTACTTTCCCTCAATTTTCTGACTAATGTTTCTAAATCCGTGTCTCTAGTAGAAACTTCTCataccctccaccccccaaactaCAGCATGTCTTTACTTATCAAAACACTATCTGGTACTACCTTTTTGTCCTCTAGGAGGCCGATAGAATCTTCGAAGGGTTGCATTGTTTTAAAtggtaaaacatttttttacCTCCTTCCACTTTGACTGCATAAATAGAAAGGTGGGAGTCCAGATGAGAAACAAACATGATATGCAGGTAGACATCTTCAAATAAATCTTGCTCTTCTTTGGACATTCTTAATAATCAAGAATGAAGAGGGGAAATAAAATAGAATGTAATCTCTTTCAAAGCTTTTCATGAGAAATTAAATACTTTCTAATGAATATGAACCAGATGTGTTGCTTATGACTCTTATTTTTCATCAGTGATTCTTATAGTGGTATCAGTCTGCACAGCAACTGGTGCTTGGAACTGGTTAATAGATCCTGAGACACAGAAGGTAAGTTATACTCTAATGTTGAAATATTAAATGTCTCAATGTTTGTAATCTAGATAATAAAAACCAAGTGTATGTAGTGAGGAGTTGTGGACTGCCTTGAAGAGTGAAAAGCTAATAGCAGGGTTATTTTCCTGACTGACTCAAGACATTAGTGACTAAGAGCAAATTCAGTGGATTATTTACATCATAGGAATCACACTTTGATTTGTAGGGGGAACTAAGAATATTTGAGGCATTCTATAGCTGTGCTGAATAGGAGTGATTTCTATTCAGAAGAATAACTTTGTTCTATCTATAGTGCATAGTTTGCTGAGGCCACCTTCAACTAGACTGATCCATGATCAAGAAAATTGAACTTGTGAGAACACTAGCAAGTTAACTAGTCCTAAAAGTTTTTTCTTATGTACCTCTGCACTTTGGAAATATCTCCCCCTTTCTCCTTGAAATAACTTTTTGTAGCAGTGGGACAATTTAAAATTTGTTACCCTAGATATGCATACaccagctatgcatttgtttttgtttaatgtgAATATCTAAGCTGatcaaagtgatttttttcctaaATTGTGTGGGTGGAGTAGCTTGAGGCTTGGTATTCTAAATTTcagacttagggtgaccagatgtccagattttataggacATTCTGTGAAACTGAATCTGAAAGTATAGTTGTTCAATGAACTTTATATGGTGCAAGAGAACTTCTGAGTTTTGAGTGGAATATCGGAGATTCATTTTACCACCAAACTGAAGAAAACTGATAAAGGATTCTtaacttattttcatttttacacCTTAGCAATAAACTGAGGTAGAGCTATTATATTCTATTCAGAAGTGGAAGGAAAAATATGAGATGAGTGATGAACAATTGATTATTTTTGTGTCACTAATAGGAAAGTACTTTTTTAATTTTAGACTGTTCCCAtggaactttaaaacaaaaacttagCTTAATTACAGAGACTCAAGCAGCACTACTACAATGAGAAATGTCGTTTTCAAATCAGAAGCTGAAGATTAAATATCCTTGGATCTCACAGTTTTAAAAACTCTCTTCAGATGTTAGCACTCtattttgtccccattttacaggggatAAGGTCATGGATAGCAGATCTAAAATTTTACttaggttttttttcttaaacagcaTATATCACTTAATAGGGCAGCTGCTCTAATTGGGACTTCTCCCAGGAAAATCAGAGACTGTTTTCTCTGTTACCttccaaaatatctgaaagcagAAGGGATATTCATTGGGAAGATGTTTGGCAGAAGCACTTTTTGTGAAGAGTAGCAGGGTTACAAAGGAGGAGTAAGTTCTGAGTAACAAGGGAATTTTTAAGAGATCTATtccttggtaagacaactcccacctgttcatgctctctgtatgtgtatgtgtatatatatctcctcaatatatgtttcactctatatgcatccgaagaagtgggttgtagcccacgaaagcttatgctctaataaatttgttagtctctaaggtgccacaagtactcctgttcttttagcttaGATTAGTGGCCTAAACATCAGGTTTGAAATACTTAGTCTCCAACCTGATGATGTCCCTTCAATCATGGAAtcttttaataatttttcttcaagataattttatttctctcctaGGTGTCCTTTTTCACATCACTGTGGAATCATCCATTCTTCACAATTAGCTGTATTACTCTAATAGGCTTGTTCTTTGCTGGCATACACAAAAGAGTGGTGGCACCATCAATGTATCCTTTGATAGTTTGTCAAGTGAAAATTGAGGTAATTCTTACTGTAACTGCAGCCCACATAAAATCTTTGTTTAGTACTTTTCTTTGACGAAATCCACACAGCATAGCAGCCCGATGTCGAACAGTCTTGGCAGAGTATAATATGTCCTGCGATGATGTAAGTGACTCTAGTCTCACTGACTACATGTACATGTTTAAAGGAGGAATAAATGCAAAAAAGATGAAATTACTCTCTCTTTCTGAATAGACATTGCATTCCCAGAtggcacaggtataaatagcaatgtagatggtgGGACAAGGCTTAGGTGTATAGACTGGCTTACTTGCATGAACCGCCCGAGCAGTGCCTCCCACATAGCAGCATAGTATCCCGATATTGGAGCTTtctctgctgcagggaaaggcccTAGCGGGGAGGAGCAGTAGTGAAAAGCTCTGGCAGTTCCctgttgccagagcctttcactgcagcgtgTAGCTACACGTGTAGTGCCTGTACTCTACATGCTGTTAAAGGGTAGACAGCCTAAGAGTgcatatttacatttttacaaataATGTATGGTTAAAATGTGAACTACAAGTTACTTAATGGTTCCATGGATGCAAACCCTTAGTTCTCACCCCTGTTGTTGCAGACTAAAGAGAAATTAACACCGATAACATTCACCTTTGTAGTAAGGCTATGTTAAATTTCAGGGTTTGTTTGaactttaatttttcttttgcagactggaaaattaattttgaaacctAGGCCCCATGTTCAATAATCGCGATCTTCCTTCAACTCTGTCCACTGCCATGGAAATCAAAAATGACCTTTTCTGAAGGTAGTGTGGCacaaaaaagccaaacaggactGGTTTTCAGTTGCCTAGGAGTGAGTCTTATTTACAGTTGACAGTGAAAGTGTGCAATATTACCGTCTGGCATATTTGTCTAAATTCTCTTTTGACTATCCTCATGTTATCAGTGCTTTTGCTACCTTTGATTACCTCTTTTTCAGTATTAGTGTCACTTTTGTTCTTCAAGTAGAGCAAAACATGCAGGTGAAGTATGTTAATTGGTTACTAAGTTAAACTTGGAAACCAAACCTCGTTTGTTTTTTATAATGTGTTTTTTGCAAACTACTGTAAATAGCAAATCAATGCCAATGTTAAGCAAAGAGTAATACATGCTGTGTGAATTCTTGTTCTCATGAACCAGTATTTAAAGGGATGCTTATTTGCCATTCCCAGAGCTTTTTATTAATTACAGTTGTCTTTTTCATTCCTGGTTACAATATTTTTGGAATCAGCAAACAAAAGAGACTTAAAAGAGAAATCTATGGTATGGGGAAAAAGGTCTTATTATGTTTAAGAATATTGCAAGTATGTTAAAGTATCACTTGTCTAACTACATGCAGTACTTCGGCCACTTTCACTGTGGTTATCCTTAGTTCAGTGCTTTCATCTAATTCACAGTACAACCTGTTTTTAatgattttaactttttaaaaactcttaaaTATACTTACGTCTTTCAGATTATAAAAGTTCTGTACTGTATCTGAATTCCATAATCACACTGTTTTAAGAGTGGATTTTATGCTGTGATAATCTGGCCATGAAACTAGTATTGCAAATATTTAACTTTGGATTCAAATAATTTGATAACGGAAATATATGATCAGTGCcacaaacaaattaataaaacTCTCTAAAGTGTTAAGAGAAACTAAGTGTGGCTGTTATGTATACACAGTACAATAGTTCTTGAAATATTTACAATAATCATAACAGTTTAATTTTAAGTGTTCAAGGTGCCTTTTTACctgtttcagatttttttaaatttaattgagCATAAGTCAGCATAAAACACAAAGCTGTTCCCGGCACAGTAACCTCTCACTACAGACAAGACTAGCAAGGCTGCCTCTTAAAGTGAGCATAGTTTGACTTTCATGTATGTTAAATTTTCACTCAATTGAGGCAATAAAATCCTTTGCTCCTAAAGTCTCTTCCAGAGGTTTTGTACTTCTGTCCTTCCATTGTTTTTAACTGATGTAAATTTTATAGGTAAATATGTGCATTAAATAAATACTTTATATATAATagtatgtttggggtttttttgtattgtAAATTGACAAATGTGCAGATATAGGATGGGAAGTGACAAAAGCTAAACAGTTATGTACTTTAGTTATGAACAGCTGAAGACTCGTCACGGAAGTatggcttttgtttttttgtgtgaaaTGTCATGTTTGTTGTTCTGGATATTGATGTCACCAAAATAGGGACAGCATGGAAAGCAGCAGCCCACAGTCCCTCTACAATAATCCACCAGTCTACCTCAACCCTGTTCCAGGCACCTTCTCATGCCTAGAACAGGTATTGTCTCTGTCTcccttcagggcttgtctacactggcaattaacagcgctgcaactttcttggtcaggggtgtgaaaaaacagccctcggagcacagcaagttgcagctctgtaaagcgtcagtgtagacagtgccccagcgctgggagctgcgcccctcgttgagatggttttttttttttagcgccGCTACCACACaagcaacattaaagcgctgctgcttTAGATGGAAACTGTGTTTAGTCCCTTCCAAACTGGTCTGGATTTGAACTAATGATCTACAGGTCATCCAGCTTCCTTGGAATGcctaaatcagtggctctcaaccttttcagaatGTTGtaccccttcaggagtctgatttgtcttgtatacccacaagtttcacctcacttaaaaactacttgcttaccaaATCAGacgtaaaaatacaaaagtgtcacagcacactattactgaaaaattctttttctcatttttaccatataattataaaataaatctgttggaatataaatagtgtacttacatttcagtgtataatatgtagcgcagtataaacaagtcattgagcgacataagttatactgatctaagcgctatgtcggcgggagagcttagAGTGTCTCCTGCGCCACTgtaagtgctgtagtgtagaccatagccaagcttacacagagctcttcaggtctgggaaatgtcacagctaaatacaggtggaacagattgtttagcataaatagcacatttcaagggccattcaaggtgaagtggcttgttAACACCGGTCCAGTCATGGGGAGGGAGTGCAGAAAGGTAGGGGGGAGCCAGTTTTGGGGGTTGTTAGTgttgggttacagattgttgtaagaagccataaatccagtgtctcggttcagtccatgatttttagcatccagcaaagttatgaatttagctcccaggctcatctcttGAAAGTGTTGTGAAGGTTTCCATTGAGGATGAGGACTTATGGGTCAGTTACAGAGTGATGGCTTTGTGAAGTGTTCATCCACAGGTGATTAAAGCTTTGtttacactacagcttatgtctgTATAATTTATATCAGTTGGGGGGTGTATGAATAAATCACCCACCTTGaatgactaaggctatgtctaccctggcaattgaatgacaaaacttttctctttcagaggtgttaactccccccttctcccccaaagacaaaagttttgccacgacaagcgccagtgtgaacagtgcgttgtcagcaggagagcaaaCAC encodes:
- the CNEP1R1 gene encoding nuclear envelope phosphatase-regulatory subunit 1, with product MNSLEQAEDLKAFERRLTEYIACLQPATGRWRMILIVVSVCTATGAWNWLIDPETQKVSFFTSLWNHPFFTISCITLIGLFFAGIHKRVVAPSIIAARCRTVLAEYNMSCDDTGKLILKPRPHVQ